A single Deltaproteobacteria bacterium IMCC39524 DNA region contains:
- the ptsP gene encoding phosphoenolpyruvate--protein phosphotransferase: MPRTAKSKIGVTTLEDISALILQSHDLDETLRNIVNLVARRMHTDVCSIYLLDEDNETLRLQASKGLSRKAVGKVTLRIGEGLTGMAAQKRHAIAIEEPQDHPSYRYFKETGEEKFHSFLGIPLFDRNNPLGVIVLQTKTSRQFSKEEISALSTIAFQITSIVVNARLLDSIRLHQEESQRVSEALAMAQQGITDVEQATEDSRQNTLSGVVAYPGVAIGPAAILEERLGFADILHEEQIDIANELKKLESALEKTCIQTIFLEKRVAERLSENDAAIFHTHLMILEDRSFIRKLQKQISNGHSAAYALEKTVADYIEVFHNMQDPYLRERATDMEDIGRRILANLVGEATDQVLHLKHPSILVARQILPSDMAALDNEQILAIVTEVGEKNAHAIIMAKSMGIPAIVDVRGALKNIAPEDSLIVDGNTGRIYINPLETVKDEYHRLQVDQTRELCRLEQYRDEPAMTADGHRITLRANIGLVSDINVAMRFGAEGVGLYRTEFPYMARGDFPSREDQYELYSHVVKAFAGETVTIRTLDIGGDKGLPYFSPPKEDNPFMGWRSVRVSLDNRDIFQTQIEAILMAGCHGQVKLLFPMISSMDETIACLEVIKEARANLTKEGIEFADNVPVGVMIEVPAAVRLVPRLANKVDFFALGTNDLVQYLLATDRNNPLVSKHYDPLHPAVLQVLYEVTDTALSMGKGVSLCGEMATDPLTLLLLLGMGLREFSMPAPFIPRTKAFLKGVSLATACKCYTEIHRMDSSTEIRAHLAEILEEIELGY; the protein is encoded by the coding sequence ATGCCACGTACAGCTAAATCAAAAATTGGCGTCACCACTCTTGAAGATATCAGCGCGCTGATTCTGCAGTCGCACGATCTCGACGAGACACTGCGGAACATAGTCAATCTCGTAGCGCGACGCATGCATACAGACGTCTGCTCGATCTACCTCCTTGACGAAGACAATGAAACCCTGCGCCTGCAGGCATCGAAAGGTCTTTCACGTAAAGCTGTCGGTAAAGTCACCCTGCGTATCGGCGAAGGCCTGACCGGCATGGCCGCGCAAAAGCGCCATGCAATAGCCATAGAAGAACCTCAAGACCATCCCAGTTACCGTTACTTCAAAGAGACTGGTGAAGAGAAATTTCACTCATTTCTTGGCATTCCGCTCTTCGATCGCAACAATCCTCTCGGGGTTATCGTTTTACAGACCAAGACCTCACGGCAGTTCAGCAAAGAAGAAATAAGCGCACTCTCGACTATCGCTTTCCAGATTACTTCTATTGTCGTCAACGCCCGCCTGCTAGACTCAATCCGCCTGCACCAGGAAGAAAGCCAGCGAGTCAGTGAAGCACTCGCCATGGCTCAACAGGGCATCACGGACGTTGAGCAAGCAACTGAAGACTCCCGCCAGAATACGCTTTCTGGTGTTGTCGCCTACCCAGGAGTTGCAATCGGTCCGGCGGCGATCCTCGAGGAGCGTCTCGGCTTTGCCGACATCCTGCACGAGGAGCAGATCGACATTGCAAACGAGTTGAAAAAACTCGAAAGCGCCCTGGAGAAGACCTGCATCCAGACCATCTTCCTGGAAAAACGCGTCGCTGAGCGGCTCAGTGAAAATGACGCAGCAATTTTTCACACACACCTGATGATTCTTGAAGATCGAAGTTTTATCAGGAAGCTTCAAAAGCAGATATCAAACGGACACAGCGCCGCATATGCTCTTGAAAAAACCGTTGCCGACTACATCGAAGTCTTCCATAACATGCAAGACCCGTATCTTCGTGAACGCGCAACTGACATGGAAGATATAGGTCGACGCATTCTCGCTAACCTGGTCGGAGAAGCCACTGATCAGGTTCTGCACCTGAAGCACCCGAGCATTCTGGTTGCCCGGCAGATTCTCCCCTCCGACATGGCTGCTCTCGACAACGAGCAGATCCTCGCCATTGTCACCGAAGTCGGAGAGAAGAACGCTCACGCCATAATCATGGCGAAGTCAATGGGGATACCAGCCATTGTAGACGTGCGTGGTGCTCTCAAGAACATTGCCCCCGAAGACAGCTTGATCGTTGATGGCAATACCGGCCGGATTTACATCAACCCCCTTGAGACGGTCAAGGACGAGTACCATCGGCTTCAGGTTGACCAGACGCGCGAGCTCTGCCGCCTTGAACAGTATCGCGACGAACCGGCAATGACTGCTGACGGCCATCGCATTACCCTGCGTGCAAACATCGGATTGGTCAGCGACATTAATGTTGCCATGCGCTTCGGTGCCGAGGGCGTCGGTCTCTATCGTACAGAATTCCCCTATATGGCCCGCGGCGATTTTCCCAGCAGAGAGGATCAATACGAGCTTTACAGCCACGTGGTCAAAGCCTTTGCCGGCGAGACAGTCACCATCCGGACTCTGGATATCGGGGGAGACAAAGGTCTCCCTTACTTCAGCCCACCCAAGGAGGACAACCCCTTCATGGGCTGGCGCTCGGTCCGTGTCTCCCTCGACAACCGGGATATTTTCCAAACCCAGATCGAAGCGATTCTCATGGCAGGATGCCACGGCCAGGTCAAACTGCTCTTCCCGATGATTTCGAGTATGGATGAAACGATTGCATGCCTTGAAGTGATCAAGGAGGCCCGCGCCAATCTAACGAAAGAGGGCATTGAGTTTGCGGACAATGTTCCTGTCGGCGTCATGATCGAAGTTCCTGCAGCCGTCAGGCTTGTCCCTCGACTTGCCAACAAAGTAGACTTCTTTGCCCTCGGCACCAATGACCTTGTGCAATACCTGCTGGCGACCGATCGCAACAACCCTTTGGTCAGCAAGCACTATGACCCGCTCCATCCTGCCGTTTTACAAGTTCTTTACGAAGTCACCGACACAGCCCTTTCTATGGGAAAAGGCGTCAGCCTCTGTGGCGAGATGGCAACCGATCCGCTTACCCTTCTGTTACTGCTCGGCATGGGGCTTCGTGAATTCTCCATGCCC